The proteins below come from a single Oreochromis aureus strain Israel breed Guangdong unplaced genomic scaffold, ZZ_aureus HiC_scaffold_23, whole genome shotgun sequence genomic window:
- the LOC120436790 gene encoding uncharacterized protein LOC120436790, whose amino-acid sequence MQKASELVPSGMLSVIGRPQDQYNYACLQAKEHCKSLGMENPVCSVANYLFPDGSGFPPGKLSRLKFMRTKTLPVSGAFHTELMASATEPLREVLRQVESEGKSSLHHELKLKRRIQRENSQRERSGSARSSCSSRGSQSDDLTIHETEKTEKEKDKQDLEIENIIKIVKRKDAELKQLSHTEDHIQFLHNYPSLSALSV is encoded by the exons ATGCAGAAGGCCTCAGAACTGGTTCCCAGTGGGATGCTGTCAGTCATTGGTAGACCTCAGGATCAGTATAATTATGCCTGTCTGCAGGCAAAAGAGCACTGCAAGAGTCTGGGGATGGAGAATCCTGTGTGCTCTGTGGCCAACTACCTGTTTCCAGATG GCTCTGGATTTCCTCCAGGAAAACTCTCGCGCCTAAAGTTCATGCGGACCAAAACTCTCCCAGTCAGTGGTGCGTTCCATACTGAGCTGATGGCATCGGCTACTGAACCCCTCAGAGAGGTGCTCCGGCAGGTGGAG AGTGAGGGAAAGTCTTCCCTTCACCATGAACTCAAACTGAAGAGACGGATCCAGCGGGAAAACAGTCAGCGGGAACGCAGCGGGAGCGCccgcagcagctgcagcagcaggggcAGCCAATCTGATGACTTGACTATCCATGAGACggagaagacagaaaaagagaaagacaaacagGACTTAGAGATTGAAAACATTATCAAG ATCGTAAAGAGGAAAgatgctgagctgaagcagctctcacacacagaggatcacatccagtttctacacaactacccctcactgtcagcactca GTGTGTAA
- the LOC120436791 gene encoding differentially expressed in FDCP 6 homolog: MQVKEKEAEQQKKRIRELELTQQQLEVALNMEIQARLEEERARLELERLLQAEDEKRKHFQLLQEQQRTMQNLSPIQELSDGSPDEDTPSALNSASQELQDLQASRQRSHQRLEEVQERLRNASQHVRHWNIQLNRLMTPITPAERLESRLLSKPTCPKKEGAGQ; encoded by the exons ATGCAGGtgaaggaaaaggaggctgAACAACAGAAGAAGAGGATCAGGGAGCTGGAGCTgacacagcagcagctggaagTTGCCCTTAATATGGAGATCCAGGCTCggctggaggaggagagggcCAGACTGGAGCTTGAGCG GTTGCTGCAGGCTGAAGATGAAAAGAGGAAACATTTCCAGCTCCTCCAGGAGCAGCAACGTACAATGCAAAACCTCAGCCCCATACAGGAGCTGTCAGATGGCAGTCCCGATGAGGACACCCCCTCAGCCCTCAACTCTGCCTCTCAGGAGCTCCAGGATCTGCAGGCATCTCGCCAAAGAAGCCACCAGCGTCTGGAG GAGGTTCAGGAGAGGCTGAGGAATGCCAGTCAACATGTACGGCACTGGAACATCCAGCTGAACCGACTGATGACCCCCATTACTCCTGCAG AGCGACTGGAAAGCCGGCTGTTATCAAAGCCCACATGCCCTAAAAAGGAGGGCGCTGGCCAGTAA
- the LOC120436792 gene encoding serine/threonine-protein kinase pim-1-like, producing the protein MVVAIKHIPRNKVYCKVADESGKKLSVEVAIMVKLAGEAEGSVGISAPVSLLEWFDLGKELILVLERPVPAVDLQKYKAENGRTLTEDKAKVILKQLVDAVKELEDKHIFHRDIKGQNILIETGSDVPRVRIIDFGLSCFVKQRSLYRIFYGTPLHIPPEWYIRELLQVWTHHGVANGSGVV; encoded by the exons ATGGTA GTTGCCATCAAACACATTCCCAGAAATAAAGTCTACTGCAAAGTGGCG GATGAAAGCGGGAAGAAGCTCTCAGTGGAAGTGGCCATTATGGTTAAACTTGCAGGTGAAGCAGAAGGGTCAGTGGGAATATCTGCACCTGTGTCCTTGCTGGAGTGGTTCGACCTTGGCAAAGAGCTGATCCTGGTGCTGGAGAGACCTGTCCCCGCTGTGGACCTGCAAAAATACAAAGCAGAAAATGGAAGAACTTTAACAGAGGACAAGGCCAAG GTCATTCTGAAGCAACTAGTTGATGCTGTAAAGGAACTTGAGgataaacacatctttcatcggGACATCAAGGGACAAAACATTCTGATTGAGACCGGCTCAGATGTGCCTCGTGTTCGCATCATTGACTTTGGACTGAGCTGCTTTGTTAAACAGCGATCTCTGTATCGCATCTTCTATG gCACTCCTCTTCACATCCCTCCCGAGTGGTACATTAGGGAGCTGCTACAGGTGTGGACCCACCACGGTGTGGCAAATGGGAGTGGTGTTGTATGA